In Amycolatopsis sp. FBCC-B4732, the genomic stretch CGTCCGCGTGGGTCGTGCAAGCGCTGGCCGAGGCGCCCCGGGTCCCGGCCGTCCGGCTGAACCAAGCGCTCGATTCGCTCTGGGAACGCTACGAACCCGGTATCGGCCTCTGGGCCTGGGGCAGCGGCGATCTCCCGATCTGGATGACCCTCGACGCCGTCACCGCCCTGCGGGCGGCCGCGCTGGCGTTCACCGCACCACCTTTTCTTCCACCCGCAGCCGTAGAATAGAGAACCCCCGCACCATGAGCACGACTCCTTTCGTCGTTGCCGCCGACCCCTTGGCCGGCCACGCTTTCCCGCGCCGCATCGCGGACGCGCTGGGCAACGACGATCCCCCCACCGGCCTGGCCCAGCTCGAAACAGCGGCCAAGCAGATCCGCGCCGACCGGCTCGGTTTCGCCGCCTGGCTACGGGATCTGGTCGCCGACGAAGCGGCGGTCGCCGATGTGGCGAAGCGTTCGTACTGGCACCCCAACGGTTTCGCGAAGATCGTCCTCCACACGGGACTCGAACCGGAGTTCCGCGTGCGCCTGCACGTCTGGCCCCGCGGCGAGACGCCGTCGCGCGGCGAATCCAACCCGCACAGCCACCGGTGGGAGTTCGCCTCTTACGTGCTCACCGGAACCGGCATGCACATGGTGGACTTCGCGGAGACCACCGAGGGCGGGAAGCTCTACCGGCGGTACCGCTACGGAACCGATCCGGCGAACCCGGCGGCGCTCGTCGCCGACGGCGAGGTCCGGCTGAAACGCCGCGGGGCACTGCACGTCCACGGCGGTGACGTCTACACGTGCGACACCTCGGTGGTGCACACGGTGCGCCCGATCGACGCCGGGCTCACGGCGACCGTCGTGGTCCAGGGGCCGCGCCGGACGCCGACGACGGTCGTCTACTGCGAACCCGGCGAAAGCGACGACCAGCCCAATGCCGAACTTTCAGGTGAGGACTTCGTCCGGCTCGTGAGCGAAGTCCTTTCGACCCTCGAGAACGAGGTCGCACCATGACACTCGTGGAGTGGAAAGCCCAGGTCAAAAAGCGCCGGATGCCGGTGCGGCGCCGGCGCGGGGTGCTGACCGACCGGGCCATCCGGCGGGCCCAGGCGGCGGGCGAACTGCGGGTCGAGCCGTTCGACGCCGCCCTCGTGCGCCCGGCTGCGCTCAGCCTGCGGCTCGGGCGGGAGGCGTTCACGCTGGTGACGACCGGTCCGGTCGACGTCGCGGACCGCTCGACCCACCCGCAACTGGTCCCCAAGGAGCTCGACGACCGCGGACGGCTGGCCGTGGACCCCGGCGAAGTGGTGCTCGCGCCGACCTTGGAGAAGATCGGCCTCCCGGAACACCTGGTCGGCCTCGTCGACGGGACCAGCGACTACGCGCGGCTGGGGATCGGTGTCGTGCTGTGCGGTCAGGTCAGCCCCGGCTTCGGCCGGGGGACGGGCGCCGTGCTGACGCTGGAGATCGTCAACCACCTGCGGCACCCGGTCCTGTTGTATCCAGGGGCGCGGATCTGCAACTTGATGCTGTTCGCTTCGACCGGGAGCGAGCTGCCCTACGGCGAAATGCCGCACAACTACTCGAGCGACCACGCGGTCGTCGCGTCCCGATTGGCGGACCATGTCCGGCAGCTCTGAGCTCCTCCTCGGCGATCTGGGCGAGCGGGGCATCCAGGAACACGTGTTGCGGCCGCGCTACGGCCGCACGGAAGGCTTCGGCGACGACAGCGCTCTGCTCGGCGAGGTGGCCGCGCGGAGCGAGCTCGTCGCGACGACCGACAGCTGCCCGACGCCGGTGGTGAACATCCTGGCCGAGCCGGACCTGTTCCACGCGGGCTGGCTGCTGGCCACGATCAACCTGTCGGACCTGGCCGCGGCCGGCGCCACGCCGTTGGGGCTCGTCGTGAACTACACGCTCCCCAAGACGACCACGGTCGCGCAGTTCGAGCGGCTACTCGACGGCGTAGACGCCTGTTGTCGCGAGCACCGCACGAAGGTCGCCGGCGGCGACATCCAAGACGGCGCGACGATGCAGCTGACGGCTACCGCGATCGGCCGGTGCGTGCCGGGCAGCAGGCTCCGGCGCTCCGGCGCGAAGGAAGGCGACCGCCTGCTGCTGGTCGGCTCGCCGGGGTACCTCTGGGCAGCGGCTCTGGTGAAGACGGGCCGGGCTTCGGTGCCGCGGCGGGTGGAAAACGAACTCTGGGACCGCGCCTGCCGCCCGAAGGCCCAGCTCAAGGCCGGCCAGGTCCTGGCGGCCCGCAGCTTCGCCAGAGCGGCGATGGACGTCTCCGACGGCCTGTTCGCGACCGTCCGCACGCTGTGCGAGGCGAACGCCCTCGGCGCGGAGATCAGCGAGGAGTTCGACTTGGCCGACGGCGTGGCCCAGGTCGCGGCTCAGTGCGACCTCCGGCCCTTCGAGCTCGCCCAGACGTGGGGCGACTGGGGACTCGTCGTCGTCACCAGGGCGGAAGACGTCGAGCTGGCCATCAAGACACTGGATGAAGAGGGCGTGCCGGCACAGGAAATCGGGACGTTGACGGCGGGGCCGGAGCTGACGCTGGGAGCCGCGCGGTGGGAGGGCATTGCACAGGAGCGGTTCTCACCGAGCTCCTGGCACGGCGGTGAGCCCGCGACGCTCGTGGAGGCCGTGCTGGGCAGGCGATAAGCCGTTGAACGGTGTCGCGGTGGGTACAATCGAGCTTCTTGCTCGCGCCACTGCGGACCACTGGAGGACGGCGGAGTGATGCCACCACGAACGCCTCGGCCCGCGCTCGCCCGGGCTTTCGGCAGGGGCCCGTCGATCGAGCGGCTCGAGGCATGACGCCGGCCAGGGATTTCTGGACCTTCGAGCAGGACCAGGACATCACCATCGTGTGCCCACCGCTGCCGGAGGAAT encodes the following:
- the dcd gene encoding dCTP deaminase, whose amino-acid sequence is MTLVEWKAQVKKRRMPVRRRRGVLTDRAIRRAQAAGELRVEPFDAALVRPAALSLRLGREAFTLVTTGPVDVADRSTHPQLVPKELDDRGRLAVDPGEVVLAPTLEKIGLPEHLVGLVDGTSDYARLGIGVVLCGQVSPGFGRGTGAVLTLEIVNHLRHPVLLYPGARICNLMLFASTGSELPYGEMPHNYSSDHAVVASRLADHVRQL
- a CDS encoding thiamine-monophosphate kinase encodes the protein MSGSSELLLGDLGERGIQEHVLRPRYGRTEGFGDDSALLGEVAARSELVATTDSCPTPVVNILAEPDLFHAGWLLATINLSDLAAAGATPLGLVVNYTLPKTTTVAQFERLLDGVDACCREHRTKVAGGDIQDGATMQLTATAIGRCVPGSRLRRSGAKEGDRLLLVGSPGYLWAAALVKTGRASVPRRVENELWDRACRPKAQLKAGQVLAARSFARAAMDVSDGLFATVRTLCEANALGAEISEEFDLADGVAQVAAQCDLRPFELAQTWGDWGLVVVTRAEDVELAIKTLDEEGVPAQEIGTLTAGPELTLGAARWEGIAQERFSPSSWHGGEPATLVEAVLGRR